In Methanobacteriales archaeon HGW-Methanobacteriales-1, the following are encoded in one genomic region:
- the dnaJ gene encoding molecular chaperone DnaJ, translating to MAEKRDYYEVLGVEKGADKKDIKKAYRKLAMKYHPDVSEDPEASDKFKELSEAYGVLSDEEKRGTYDQYGHAGMNGFSQEDIFNNINFEDIFRGFGGFDVNNIFDMFGFGGGNRRHGPQKGADVYYDLEITLEDAFNGLETDIQVPHTKTCPVCEGNRAEPGTSTSTCQTCGGSGQIRQVNNTFLGQMVNIRPCHDCHGEGTIVEHPCNNCHGRGIVKQTSSIHIKVPPGVETGSRLRVSGEGEIGAHNGPSGDLYVMMHVKNHKIFQRDGANIYHEKPISFVQASLGDSVDVPTLEKPVELKIPAGTQSETTFRLKGQGMPHLRWNGKGNLYVKVKVVTPRKLSTKQKELLQQFADISGEEIHNADKGFFDKVKDAINH from the coding sequence ATGGCAGAAAAGCGTGACTATTATGAGGTTCTAGGCGTAGAAAAAGGAGCCGATAAAAAAGATATTAAAAAGGCCTACCGAAAACTGGCCATGAAGTACCACCCCGATGTAAGTGAAGATCCAGAAGCATCAGATAAATTTAAAGAACTCAGTGAAGCATACGGTGTACTTTCTGATGAAGAAAAAAGAGGCACTTATGATCAGTACGGACATGCTGGAATGAATGGATTCTCCCAAGAAGACATATTCAACAATATAAACTTCGAAGACATATTCCGTGGATTTGGGGGTTTCGATGTAAACAACATATTTGATATGTTTGGTTTTGGAGGAGGAAATAGAAGACATGGACCTCAAAAAGGAGCCGATGTTTACTACGACCTGGAAATAACATTAGAAGATGCTTTTAATGGATTAGAAACTGATATTCAAGTACCTCATACCAAAACCTGTCCCGTATGTGAAGGAAATCGGGCAGAACCCGGCACCAGCACTTCCACTTGCCAAACTTGTGGAGGAAGTGGACAGATTCGCCAGGTGAACAACACATTCCTGGGCCAGATGGTAAATATCAGACCATGTCATGACTGTCATGGAGAAGGAACTATTGTAGAACACCCATGTAACAACTGTCATGGGCGAGGAATTGTTAAACAAACCAGTAGCATCCACATTAAAGTCCCTCCGGGTGTGGAAACTGGTTCTCGTCTAAGAGTTAGTGGAGAAGGGGAAATAGGTGCCCATAATGGACCATCAGGTGATTTATATGTGATGATGCATGTAAAAAATCACAAGATCTTCCAAAGAGATGGGGCCAATATTTACCATGAAAAACCTATTAGCTTTGTTCAAGCATCTTTAGGAGATTCTGTAGATGTGCCTACACTTGAAAAACCAGTAGAACTTAAAATACCCGCCGGGACTCAAAGTGAAACAACTTTCCGTCTTAAAGGTCAAGGCATGCCCCATCTAAGATGGAATGGAAAAGGAAACCTCTATGTTAAAGTTAAAGTGGTTACTCCGCGTAAGTTAAGCACCAAACAAAAAGAGCTCTTACAACAGTTCGCAGACATAAGTGGAGAAGAAATTCATAATGCAGATAAGGGTTTTTTTGATAAGGTAAAAGATGCTATCAATCACTAG
- the dnaK gene encoding molecular chaperone DnaK, translating to MAKKEKIIGIDLGTSNSAAAVLVGGKPTVIPSAEGASQYGKAFPSYVAFTEDGQRLVGEPARRQAVTNPENTISAIKRSMGTSTKVNVRGKQYTPQEISAFILQKIKKDAESFLGEEVKKAVITVPAYFDDNQRTATKDAGTIAGLDVVRLVNEPTSASLAYGVDKEQEEELEIMVFDFGGGTLDVTIMEFGGGVFEVKSTSGDTRLGGTDMDNTIMNYLASEFKKETGIDLMLDDQAVQRLREAGEKAKIELSTTLTTEINLPFITVAADGPKNLIHTLTRAKLEELVDPIIKKCSGPMQQAISDAKMSKNDVDKIILVGGPTRMPVVQKFVEDFIGKTIERGIDPMECVAMGAAIQGGVLAGEIKDLVLLDVTPLSLGIETYGNVSTKLIERNTTIPAKKSQIFSTAADSQTSVDIHVLQGERPMANDNTTLGRFQLVGIPPAPRGVPQIEVTFDIDANGIMNVSAKDMGTGKEQAITITASTKLSQEEIDQKVKDAEMHAEEDKKKQEEIEVRNNADSMIYTSEKTLEELGDKVPGDKKENVEKLVGELRELVTGDDVAAIKEKTEELTKIVQEIGAAIYQQAQQEQAQQQQDQAGAEQGNSGNDADDDTIDADYEVKK from the coding sequence ATGGCAAAAAAAGAAAAAATTATAGGAATTGATTTAGGAACAAGTAACTCTGCAGCAGCAGTACTGGTTGGAGGAAAACCAACAGTCATACCAAGTGCTGAAGGTGCTTCCCAGTATGGTAAAGCTTTCCCAAGTTATGTGGCCTTCACAGAAGACGGTCAAAGATTGGTAGGGGAACCTGCCAGAAGACAGGCTGTTACCAACCCTGAAAATACTATCAGTGCTATTAAAAGAAGTATGGGAACCAGTACCAAGGTAAATGTTCGCGGAAAACAATACACTCCTCAAGAAATATCTGCTTTCATCTTACAAAAAATTAAAAAAGACGCCGAATCATTCCTGGGAGAAGAAGTTAAAAAAGCAGTGATTACTGTTCCTGCTTACTTTGACGACAATCAGAGGACTGCTACCAAGGATGCAGGAACCATTGCTGGTTTGGATGTAGTTCGTCTGGTAAATGAACCTACTTCAGCCAGTTTAGCCTATGGTGTGGACAAGGAACAGGAAGAAGAATTAGAAATCATGGTTTTTGATTTTGGTGGTGGAACCTTAGATGTAACCATTATGGAATTTGGTGGAGGAGTATTTGAAGTAAAATCCACCAGTGGGGACACTAGATTAGGTGGAACCGATATGGATAACACCATAATGAATTATCTGGCCAGTGAATTCAAGAAAGAAACTGGAATCGACCTTATGCTTGATGATCAAGCGGTGCAAAGATTAAGAGAAGCTGGTGAAAAGGCCAAAATCGAACTTTCAACCACTTTAACCACTGAAATTAACTTACCATTCATTACTGTGGCTGCAGATGGGCCTAAAAATCTGATTCATACCTTAACCAGAGCCAAATTAGAAGAACTGGTTGATCCAATTATCAAAAAGTGTTCAGGACCAATGCAACAAGCTATTTCTGATGCCAAAATGAGTAAAAACGATGTGGACAAGATTATTCTGGTAGGGGGACCAACCAGGATGCCTGTTGTTCAAAAATTCGTGGAAGACTTCATTGGAAAAACCATTGAAAGAGGAATCGATCCTATGGAATGTGTAGCTATGGGAGCCGCTATCCAGGGTGGAGTACTTGCCGGTGAGATTAAAGATCTCGTTTTACTAGATGTAACTCCACTATCTCTAGGAATTGAAACCTATGGTAACGTATCCACAAAATTAATTGAAAGAAACACCACTATCCCTGCTAAAAAGAGCCAAATATTCTCTACCGCAGCAGATAGCCAAACATCTGTGGACATTCACGTCCTGCAAGGTGAAAGACCAATGGCAAATGATAACACCACTCTTGGACGATTCCAACTTGTGGGAATACCACCAGCACCAAGGGGAGTTCCTCAAATTGAAGTAACCTTCGATATAGATGCTAATGGTATTATGAATGTATCTGCCAAGGATATGGGAACTGGTAAAGAACAAGCCATAACCATTACTGCTTCAACCAAATTATCCCAGGAAGAAATCGATCAAAAGGTTAAAGATGCTGAAATGCACGCTGAAGAGGACAAAAAGAAACAAGAAGAGATTGAAGTCAGAAACAACGCAGACTCCATGATCTACACCTCAGAGAAAACCTTGGAAGAACTGGGAGACAAAGTTCCTGGTGATAAAAAGGAAAACGTGGAAAAATTAGTGGGAGAACTTCGAGAACTAGTTACTGGTGACGACGTTGCTGCCATTAAAGAAAAAACTGAAGAGTTAACCAAAATAGTTCAGGAAATTGGTGCAGCCATCTATCAACAAGCCCAACAAGAACAGGCCCAGCAACAACAAGACCAAGCTGGAGCAGAACAAGGAAATTCAGGTAATGATGCTGACGATGACACCATTGATGCCGACTATGAAGTTAAAAAATAG
- a CDS encoding nucleotide exchange factor GrpE yields the protein MCGDDEFKKLEEELKKKKSLLDEKETSLQEALDKLEEVEETLSEKEKDLDEKDEKIAEYVSHMQRLQADFENYKKHTEKQQSQTIAYANEGLILKILDVYQDFERALNTCETAEELRNGLEIIYSKLKNTLEKEGLVEIPAHGEKFDPFKHEALMAEDNEDYESGMVIEELAKGYALKDKVIKYSMVKVCKK from the coding sequence ATGTGTGGAGACGATGAATTTAAAAAGCTCGAAGAAGAGCTAAAGAAAAAAAAGTCCCTGCTTGATGAGAAAGAAACGTCACTTCAAGAAGCTCTTGATAAACTGGAAGAAGTGGAAGAAACCCTCTCAGAAAAAGAAAAAGACTTGGACGAAAAAGACGAAAAGATAGCAGAATATGTATCTCACATGCAGCGCCTGCAGGCTGATTTTGAAAATTACAAAAAACACACTGAAAAGCAGCAATCCCAGACCATTGCTTATGCCAATGAAGGGTTAATATTAAAGATACTAGACGTTTACCAGGACTTTGAGCGCGCCTTGAATACGTGTGAAACCGCAGAAGAACTGCGGAATGGTCTAGAAATTATTTACAGCAAACTCAAAAACACTTTGGAAAAAGAAGGTCTAGTGGAAATCCCAGCCCATGGCGAAAAATTCGATCCATTCAAACATGAAGCCCTTATGGCCGAAGATAATGAAGATTATGAAAGTGGAATGGTTATTGAAGAGTTAGCCAAAGGATACGCCTTAAAAGATAAGGTAATTAAATATTCCATGGTAAAAGTCTGTAAAAAATAA
- a CDS encoding transcriptional regulator produces MTQNSFDNTDIEAILDVMGCRTRREIINLLREEPRFVSQISKELEIGQKAIIEHLRAMEELGLLRSSFKKIERGRPRKYYDMPQDITVNIIINQNTFQVDITEEALGRKQLPSGDEWSKLINIEQRIISGQWEAIDELKSLIRLYGTLKERAEQFLEDIEISTKE; encoded by the coding sequence ATGACTCAAAATTCATTTGATAATACGGACATAGAGGCCATACTGGATGTTATGGGATGCCGTACCCGACGCGAAATCATTAATCTTCTTAGAGAAGAACCTAGATTCGTGAGTCAAATTTCTAAAGAACTTGAAATTGGTCAAAAAGCTATAATTGAGCATTTAAGGGCAATGGAAGAGTTAGGATTACTGAGATCTTCATTTAAAAAAATTGAGCGGGGACGGCCCAGAAAATATTATGACATGCCCCAGGACATCACAGTAAATATCATCATTAATCAAAATACTTTCCAAGTAGATATCACCGAAGAAGCATTAGGTAGAAAACAACTTCCTTCAGGGGATGAGTGGTCCAAACTGATTAATATAGAACAGAGAATAATAAGTGGTCAATGGGAAGCCATAGATGAATTAAAATCACTCATAAGATTGTATGGTACTCTTAAAGAGAGAGCAGAACAATTCCTGGAAGATATTGAAATATCAACCAAGGAATAG